The Streptomyces sp. NBC_00224 genome has a window encoding:
- a CDS encoding phosphotransferase family protein, with product MSTVPPGLDPKRLRAHLDRERPGLVTGPLSARLIEGGRSNLTYIVTDGTGQWVVRRPPLGHVLATAHDMKREHRVISALHPTSVPVPEPLLLCEDESVLGAPFYVMEYVAGTPYRTAEQLAPLGPERTRAAILGLVDTLVELHAVDPEAVGLGDFGRPEGFLDRQLRRWGKQLDASRNRELAGIDELHAALGRELPVSPAPTVIHGDYRLDNVLVGEDDRINAVLDWEMSTLGDPLTDLGLLVMYSAELTVKDSPVSTTAGAAGHPTPAELIERYAAGSGRDTSAISWYTAFAWFKLAVILEGIHYRYTLGQTVGAGFDRIGDLVPVFIDHGLTTLQSPQSPQEG from the coding sequence ATGAGCACAGTCCCGCCAGGTCTCGATCCGAAGCGGCTGCGCGCCCATCTCGACCGCGAGCGGCCGGGGCTCGTGACCGGGCCGCTCAGCGCCCGGCTGATCGAGGGCGGCCGGTCCAACCTCACGTACATCGTGACCGACGGGACGGGCCAGTGGGTGGTCCGGCGGCCGCCGCTGGGGCATGTCCTGGCCACCGCGCACGACATGAAGCGCGAGCACCGGGTGATCAGCGCCCTGCACCCGACGTCGGTCCCGGTGCCGGAGCCGCTGCTCCTGTGCGAGGACGAGTCGGTGCTCGGCGCGCCGTTCTACGTGATGGAGTACGTGGCCGGGACCCCGTACCGCACGGCCGAGCAGCTGGCTCCGCTGGGCCCGGAGCGCACCCGGGCCGCGATCCTCGGCCTGGTGGACACGCTGGTCGAGCTGCACGCGGTGGACCCCGAGGCGGTCGGCCTCGGCGACTTCGGGCGCCCGGAGGGCTTCCTGGACCGCCAGTTGCGGCGCTGGGGCAAGCAGCTCGACGCCTCCCGCAACCGGGAGCTGGCCGGCATCGACGAGCTGCACGCGGCGCTCGGCCGTGAGCTCCCCGTCTCCCCCGCCCCCACGGTCATCCACGGCGACTACCGGCTCGACAACGTCCTGGTGGGTGAGGACGACCGGATCAACGCCGTCCTCGACTGGGAGATGTCGACCCTCGGGGATCCGCTGACCGACCTCGGGCTGCTCGTGATGTACAGCGCCGAGCTGACGGTGAAGGACTCCCCGGTGTCCACCACCGCCGGGGCCGCCGGGCACCCCACCCCCGCCGAGCTGATCGAGCGGTACGCCGCCGGCTCGGGCCGGGACACCTCGGCCATCTCCTGGTACACGGCGTTCGCCTGGTTCAAGCTCGCCGTGATCCTGGAGGGCATCCACTACCGCTACACCCTGGGCCAGACCGTCGGCGCGGGCTTCGACCGCATCGGGGACCTGGTGCCCGTCTTCATCGACCACGGCCTCACCACCCTCCAGTCACCGCAGTCACCGCAGGAAGGCTGA
- a CDS encoding TetR/AcrR family transcriptional regulator, producing MARTTDGSGTPVPQRLLAAATRLFAENGYDRTSVQEIVEAAGVTKGALYHYFGSKEDLLQEVYARVLRLQQERLDAFADADAPVERRLRDAAADVVVTTIDNLDDASIFFRSMHHLSPEKNKQVRVERRRYHERFRALIEEGQAAGVFSTATPADLVVDYHFGSVHHLSTWYRPDGPLTPQQVADHLADLLLRALRP from the coding sequence ATGGCCAGGACGACGGACGGGAGCGGCACCCCCGTCCCCCAGAGGCTGCTGGCCGCCGCCACCCGCCTCTTCGCCGAGAACGGGTACGACAGGACCTCGGTCCAGGAGATCGTCGAGGCGGCGGGCGTCACCAAGGGAGCGCTGTATCACTACTTCGGCTCCAAGGAGGACCTGCTCCAGGAGGTCTACGCGCGCGTGCTGCGCCTCCAGCAGGAGCGGCTCGACGCCTTCGCGGACGCGGACGCGCCGGTCGAGCGTCGGCTGCGCGACGCGGCCGCCGACGTGGTCGTCACCACCATCGACAACCTCGACGACGCGTCCATCTTCTTCCGCTCGATGCACCACCTCAGCCCCGAGAAGAACAAGCAGGTACGGGTGGAGCGGCGCCGCTACCACGAGCGGTTCCGGGCCCTGATCGAGGAGGGCCAGGCGGCCGGGGTCTTCTCCACGGCCACCCCGGCCGACCTGGTGGTGGACTACCACTTCGGGTCGGTCCACCACCTGTCCACCTGGTACCGGCCGGACGGCCCGCTCACCCCGCAGCAGGTCGCCGACCACCTCGCCGACCTGCTGCTGCGGGCGCTGCGCCCGTAG
- a CDS encoding acyl-CoA dehydrogenase family protein has translation MDFAFDARTQELRGRLLTFMEQYVYPAETTAHEQRLLLKSPWDTPAVVAELKAEARSQGLWNLFLPDAEHGAGLTNLQYAPLAEITGRSPHLAPTALNCAAPDTGNMEVLAQFGSDEQKKRWLEPLLAGEIRSAFAMTEPEVASSDATNIETRIAREGDEYVITGRKWYISGAMNPDCKIFIVMGKTDPSNEDVRRQQSMVLVPRDTPGVEVRRAMQVYGYEDHSHGGHAEVVFHGARVPVENLVGEEGGGFAIAQARLGPGRIHHCMRLIGMAERAIELMCRRAVARTAFGKPIAQQGVVQEWIADARVAVEQLRLLVLKTAWLMDTVGNRGAHTEIQAIKIATPRTVLDILDKAVQVHGAGGVSQDFPLAELWAAARTLRIADGPDEVHQRSLARRELKKYL, from the coding sequence ATGGACTTCGCATTCGACGCACGGACCCAAGAGCTGCGCGGCAGGCTGCTCACCTTCATGGAGCAGTACGTCTACCCGGCCGAGACCACCGCGCACGAGCAGCGCCTCCTCCTGAAGTCGCCTTGGGACACGCCCGCCGTGGTGGCCGAGCTGAAGGCCGAGGCCCGCAGCCAGGGGCTGTGGAACCTGTTCCTGCCGGACGCCGAGCACGGCGCCGGGCTCACCAACCTCCAGTACGCGCCGCTCGCCGAGATCACCGGCCGCTCCCCGCACCTGGCGCCCACCGCCCTCAACTGCGCGGCACCGGACACCGGGAACATGGAGGTGCTCGCCCAGTTCGGCTCGGACGAGCAGAAGAAGCGGTGGCTGGAGCCGCTGCTTGCCGGGGAGATCCGCTCCGCGTTCGCGATGACCGAGCCGGAGGTGGCCTCCTCGGACGCCACCAACATCGAGACCCGGATCGCCAGGGAAGGCGACGAGTACGTCATCACGGGCCGCAAGTGGTACATCTCCGGCGCGATGAACCCCGACTGCAAGATCTTCATCGTGATGGGCAAGACCGACCCGAGCAACGAGGACGTCCGCCGCCAGCAGTCGATGGTGCTGGTGCCGCGCGACACCCCGGGCGTCGAGGTCCGCCGCGCCATGCAGGTGTACGGGTACGAGGACCACTCGCACGGCGGCCACGCCGAGGTCGTCTTCCACGGGGCCCGGGTGCCCGTGGAGAACCTGGTGGGCGAGGAGGGCGGCGGCTTCGCCATCGCCCAGGCCCGCCTCGGGCCCGGCCGGATCCACCACTGCATGCGGCTGATCGGCATGGCCGAGCGGGCCATCGAGCTGATGTGCCGGCGGGCGGTGGCCCGGACCGCCTTCGGCAAGCCGATCGCCCAGCAGGGCGTGGTGCAGGAGTGGATCGCGGACGCCCGCGTGGCGGTGGAGCAGCTGCGGCTGCTCGTCCTGAAGACCGCCTGGCTGATGGACACCGTGGGCAACCGCGGCGCCCACACCGAGATCCAGGCCATCAAGATCGCCACGCCCCGGACGGTCCTCGACATCCTCGACAAGGCCGTCCAGGTCCACGGCGCGGGCGGCGTCAGCCAGGACTTCCCGCTCGCCGAGCTGTGGGCGGCGGCGCGGACGCTGCGCATCGCGGACGGCCCCGACGAGGTCCACCAGCGCTCGCTGGCCCGCCGGGAGCTGAAGAAGTACCTGTAG
- a CDS encoding class I adenylate-forming enzyme family protein, giving the protein MTSRYAAKPWLGQLTEAQRAPVSPPASVVHAFRAAVLRAPDRTALAYFDGRLSYRDTDALSDSVAGHLAARGLKPGDRVAIMLQNTPHFVIALLGAWKAGATVVPLNPMYKSAEVGHVLGDSEAAALICSDRAWEAYLRDTAAASPVRIALTACELDLQSRDDARVLAFERLPRPADTDDLLAVARQGLPAPGGREPAPDATALISYTSGTSGTPKGAMNTHRGITYNAERQRTGHPIAEGAGYFALAPLFHITGMVCQLAACVANAGTLILAYRFHPGVVLDAFTEHRPAYTVGPSTAFMALAAAPGATREHFDSFRVISSGGAPVPPALVEKFRAAFGPYLRNGYGLTECTAPCASVPPEREAPVDPVSGTLSVGLPGPETVVRIVDEEGEEVAFGEQGEIVVRGPQVVPGYWRRPEATAETFPDGELRTGDIGFMDRDGWLYVVDRKKDMINASGFKVWPREVEDVLYGHPAVREAAVVGVPDPYRGENVKAYVSLRPGAEATPGELSAYCEERLAAYKYPRQVEVLAELPKTASGKILRRELRSRH; this is encoded by the coding sequence CTACGCGGCCAAGCCCTGGCTCGGGCAGCTCACCGAGGCCCAGCGGGCACCGGTCAGCCCGCCCGCGAGCGTGGTGCACGCCTTCCGCGCGGCCGTCCTGCGCGCCCCCGACCGCACCGCGCTCGCCTACTTCGACGGGCGGCTCAGCTACCGCGACACCGACGCGCTCTCCGACTCGGTGGCAGGCCACCTCGCCGCCCGGGGCCTCAAGCCCGGCGACCGGGTCGCGATCATGCTCCAGAACACCCCGCACTTCGTGATCGCGCTGCTCGGCGCCTGGAAGGCGGGCGCGACCGTCGTCCCGCTCAACCCGATGTACAAGTCGGCCGAGGTCGGGCACGTCCTGGGCGACTCCGAGGCCGCCGCGCTGATCTGCTCCGACCGGGCCTGGGAGGCGTATCTGCGGGACACCGCGGCCGCCTCGCCCGTCCGGATCGCGCTCACCGCCTGCGAGCTCGACCTGCAGAGCCGCGACGACGCGCGCGTGCTCGCCTTCGAGCGGCTGCCCCGCCCCGCCGACACCGACGACCTGCTGGCCGTCGCCCGGCAGGGCCTGCCCGCGCCGGGCGGGCGCGAACCCGCCCCCGACGCCACGGCGTTGATCAGCTACACCTCGGGGACCAGCGGCACCCCCAAGGGGGCCATGAACACCCACCGGGGCATCACCTACAACGCCGAGCGCCAGCGCACCGGCCACCCGATAGCCGAGGGCGCGGGCTACTTCGCGCTGGCCCCGCTCTTCCACATCACCGGCATGGTCTGCCAGCTCGCCGCGTGCGTCGCCAACGCGGGCACGCTGATCCTGGCCTACCGCTTCCACCCCGGTGTGGTCCTCGACGCCTTCACCGAGCACCGGCCCGCGTACACCGTGGGCCCCTCCACCGCCTTCATGGCGCTCGCGGCCGCACCCGGCGCCACCCGCGAGCACTTCGACTCCTTCCGGGTGATCTCCTCGGGCGGCGCACCGGTGCCGCCCGCGCTGGTGGAGAAGTTCCGGGCGGCGTTCGGCCCGTATCTGCGCAACGGCTACGGGTTGACCGAGTGCACCGCCCCCTGTGCCTCGGTGCCGCCGGAGCGGGAGGCCCCGGTCGACCCGGTCTCGGGGACCCTCTCGGTCGGTCTGCCCGGCCCCGAGACGGTCGTACGGATCGTCGACGAGGAGGGCGAGGAGGTGGCCTTCGGCGAGCAGGGCGAGATCGTGGTGCGCGGCCCGCAGGTCGTCCCCGGCTACTGGCGCCGCCCCGAGGCCACCGCCGAGACCTTCCCGGACGGCGAACTGCGCACCGGCGACATCGGGTTCATGGACCGGGACGGCTGGCTCTACGTCGTCGACCGCAAGAAGGACATGATCAACGCGTCCGGCTTCAAGGTGTGGCCGCGCGAGGTCGAGGACGTGCTCTACGGTCACCCCGCGGTGCGCGAGGCGGCCGTCGTCGGCGTCCCCGACCCGTACCGGGGCGAGAACGTCAAGGCGTACGTGAGCCTGCGCCCCGGCGCCGAGGCCACGCCCGGCGAGCTCTCCGCGTACTGCGAGGAGCGGCTGGCCGCGTACAAATATCCCCGGCAGGTCGAGGTACTCGCGGAGCTTCCCAAGACGGCGAGTGGGAAGATCCTCAGACGGGAACTGCGTTCCCGCCACTAG